The nucleotide sequence CAGGAGGCGCGCTGGCGCTTGGCCTCGATAATATTCGGCAACTGCGAGATCCGGCTTAGAAGCCGCCCGAGCGCGTTCAGCCCAGGAATTTCGATGGTCAGCAACATCTGCGCGGTGCTGTCTTCCTTGTTGGATCGGGTGTTGGTCGAGAGGACGTTGATCCGCTCGTTGAGCAGCACCTGGGAGATGTCACGCAGCAGCCCGGCGCGGTCGTAGGCGCGGATGACGATATCCACCGGATAGGTTTTCTCCGGAATCGGACCCCAGCTGACCTGAATAATCCGCTCCGGCTCGCGGCCCTCAAGCTGCAGTACCGATGCGCAATCCTGGCGGTGGATACTGACACCACGGCCAACGGTGATGTAGCCCACGATAGGGTCACCCGGCAGCGGCTGGCAGCAACCGGCCATCTGCGTCAGCAGGTTGCCGACACCCTGAATCTGCACGTCGCCGCGCTTGCCCGGCTTGTAGGGCGTTGAGCGCCGGGGAATCAGTTCCAGCTGATCGTAGCCGCGTTCCGGCTCCACCAGTTGCTGCGCCAGATTGACCAGATAGGCCAGACGCAGGTCGCCGGCACCCAGGGCGGCGAACATGTCTTCGGCGACTTTCAGGTTGGCCTTTTCCGCCAGCTTGTCGAAATCCACCGGAGGCAGGTCCAGACGTGCCAGCTCGCGCTCGAGCATCGCCTTGCCGGCGGCGACGTTCTGATCGCGGGCCTGCAGCTTGAACCAGTGGACGATCTTCGCCCGCGAGCGCGAGCTGGTGATATAGCCCAGGTTGGGGTTCAGCCAGTCACGGCTCGGCGAGCCCTGCTTGCTGGTGATGATTTCTACCTGCTCGCCGGTCTGCAGCGTGTAGTTGAGCGGCACGATGCGCCCGTTGACCTTGGCGCCCCGGCAGTTGTGGCCGATCTCGGTATGCACGCGATAGGCAAAATCCAGCGGCGTGGCGCCCTTGGGCAAATCGATGGCATGGCCGTCGGGGGTAAAGACGTAGACCCGGTCCGGCTCGATATCAACGCGCAGCTGATCGGCCAGCCCGCCGATGTCGCCCAGTTCCTCGTGCCATTCAAGCACCTGGCGTAGCCAGGCGATCTTTTCTTCGTAATGATCGGAGCCGGAGTTGACGTCGGTGCCCTTGTAGCGCC is from Pseudomonas saudiphocaensis and encodes:
- the relA gene encoding GTP diphosphokinase, with product MVQVRALQPINTDGSINLESWLDHVQGMLPALDRDALKKACDYAREAEQQANAAQNLWSEGTSSYQTGLEIALILADLKLDQESLVAGVIYRGVREGKIQLADVHRQFGPVVAKLIAGVLRMAAISTSLNPRESLVLGPKTQVENLRKMLVAMVDDVRVALIKLAERTCAIRAVKNADDDKRHRVAREVFDIYAPLAHRLGIGHIKWELEDLSFRYLEPEQYKQIAQLLHERRVDREQYIDNVVQQLQDELTAAGIEPEIDGRAKHIYSIWRKMQKKGLQFSQIYDVRAVRVLVPQVRDCYTALGIVHTLWRHIPKEFDDYIANPKENGYRSLHTAVIGPEGKVLEVQIRTKAMHEEAELGVCAHWRYKGTDVNSGSDHYEEKIAWLRQVLEWHEELGDIGGLADQLRVDIEPDRVYVFTPDGHAIDLPKGATPLDFAYRVHTEIGHNCRGAKVNGRIVPLNYTLQTGEQVEIITSKQGSPSRDWLNPNLGYITSSRSRAKIVHWFKLQARDQNVAAGKAMLERELARLDLPPVDFDKLAEKANLKVAEDMFAALGAGDLRLAYLVNLAQQLVEPERGYDQLELIPRRSTPYKPGKRGDVQIQGVGNLLTQMAGCCQPLPGDPIVGYITVGRGVSIHRQDCASVLQLEGREPERIIQVSWGPIPEKTYPVDIVIRAYDRAGLLRDISQVLLNERINVLSTNTRSNKEDSTAQMLLTIEIPGLNALGRLLSRISQLPNIIEAKRQRAS